A window of the Acidimicrobiales bacterium genome harbors these coding sequences:
- a CDS encoding GNAT family N-acetyltransferase: MPTIRRAISGDRDRLLLLIDAFYRIDDHPFDRPRVLAGLEPLLSGDRFGQIWVAEDDGEATVGKLVGYSVVTWGWSLESGGLDCILDEIYVERRRSGLGSRLLAYSIDEARRHGARVMALETEAPNDGARRFYRRHGFVDEDSTWMLIDLTSEPAGHATAG; encoded by the coding sequence GTGCCCACGATTCGCCGAGCCATCTCCGGAGACCGAGATCGGCTGCTGTTGTTGATCGACGCCTTCTACCGGATCGACGACCACCCGTTCGATCGGCCACGTGTCCTGGCCGGACTCGAGCCGCTGCTGAGCGGCGATCGCTTCGGTCAGATCTGGGTGGCGGAGGACGACGGCGAGGCCACGGTCGGCAAGCTGGTGGGCTATTCCGTCGTGACGTGGGGCTGGTCGCTCGAATCCGGCGGGCTCGACTGCATCCTCGATGAGATCTACGTCGAGCGGCGGCGGAGTGGGCTCGGGTCGAGGTTGCTCGCTTACTCGATCGACGAGGCCCGACGCCACGGAGCACGCGTGATGGCCTTGGAGACCGAGGCACCCAACGACGGCGCCCGCCGCTTCTATCGTCGCCATGGCTTCGTCGACGAGGACTCGACCTGGATGTTGATCGACCTCACCAGCGAGCCCGCCGGCCACGCCACCGCTGGGTAG
- a CDS encoding membrane dipeptidase: protein MTGTRPHGPWIDLHAHPGRCFLAGYDDTAPAVRQLGAAATVPSVRVAAEAGVCCVSLSTVADLAVLRANAAGGLGAGREFEPGEARRDHDRQLAGLRTVFDDVRQVRAAADITAAHHDGRGSGFVSCEGADFLEGDTSGLVDAHRLGARMITLVHYRVNELGDIQTEAPRHGGLTGFGREVVTEMNRLGMIVDLAHATFETTIGALEVSTAPIVISHSHLAGPGAAHPRLLTDDHARVVADAGGLVGAWPAGVTATTLEEYVDEICRLVDLIGVDHVAIGSDLDANYRPVLTEYRQFGDVAQQLTDRGFAAADVDSVLGGNVLRVFADVCG from the coding sequence ATGACCGGGACCCGCCCGCACGGACCGTGGATCGACCTGCACGCTCACCCCGGCCGCTGTTTCCTCGCCGGCTACGACGACACCGCCCCTGCAGTCAGACAACTCGGCGCCGCCGCAACGGTGCCTTCGGTACGCGTCGCCGCCGAGGCCGGTGTTTGTTGTGTGAGCCTGTCGACCGTTGCCGATCTGGCGGTGCTGCGAGCCAACGCCGCGGGCGGGCTCGGCGCCGGCCGAGAGTTCGAGCCCGGAGAAGCGCGTCGCGATCATGATCGCCAGCTGGCCGGTCTACGCACCGTGTTCGACGACGTCCGTCAGGTGCGCGCTGCCGCCGACATCACCGCCGCTCACCACGACGGTCGCGGATCGGGTTTCGTGTCATGCGAAGGCGCCGACTTTCTCGAAGGCGACACCTCGGGATTGGTCGATGCCCACCGGCTCGGGGCGCGGATGATCACACTGGTCCACTACCGGGTCAACGAACTCGGCGACATCCAGACCGAGGCGCCACGCCACGGTGGTCTGACCGGCTTCGGTCGTGAGGTCGTGACGGAGATGAACCGGCTGGGGATGATCGTCGACCTGGCCCACGCCACCTTCGAGACCACGATCGGTGCGCTCGAGGTCTCGACGGCGCCGATCGTGATCTCGCACAGCCATCTCGCCGGCCCGGGCGCAGCGCATCCACGGTTATTGACCGACGATCATGCTCGGGTCGTTGCCGACGCCGGAGGGCTGGTCGGCGCGTGGCCCGCCGGTGTGACGGCCACGACGTTGGAGGAGTACGTCGACGAGATCTGTCGCCTGGTCGACCTCATCGGCGTCGATCACGTGGCGATCGGGAGCGACCTCGACGCCAACTACCGACCGGTGCTGACCGAGTATCGCCAATTCGGCGATGTCGCCCAGCAGCTCACCGACCGCGGCTTCGCCGCTGCCGACGTCGATTCGGTCCTCGGCGGCAACGTACTGCGGGTCTTCGCCGACGTGTGTGGTTGA
- a CDS encoding bifunctional 5,10-methylenetetrahydrofolate dehydrogenase/5,10-methenyltetrahydrofolate cyclohydrolase, with product MSRPQSLRGTELANEILASAGERARTYETTYGRPPCLATVLVGDDPASITYVRMKQRRCQDVGVASQRVALPHTSTTAEVVEAVRQLSSDEQIDGILVQHPVPPHVDERAVFEAITPAKDVDGVTMHSFASMSFAAGSSGSRGFESCTPSGIVRLLDHYDIEVAGKHAVVIGRSPILGKPIGMLLLARDATVTFCHSKTVDLPGIVAAADIVVAAVGRPNFVRGEWLQPGAVVVDAGYHPGNVGDVDHQSAGSRAGAITPVPGGVGPMTIAVLVEQTVEAAFRHRSA from the coding sequence ATGTCACGCCCCCAGTCGCTGCGCGGCACCGAACTCGCCAACGAAATCCTGGCCTCGGCCGGCGAACGAGCACGAACCTACGAGACCACCTACGGCCGACCACCGTGCCTGGCGACGGTGCTGGTCGGCGACGACCCCGCATCGATCACCTACGTCCGAATGAAGCAGCGTCGGTGTCAGGACGTCGGCGTGGCTTCCCAGCGTGTCGCCCTCCCTCACACCTCGACGACCGCCGAGGTCGTCGAGGCCGTTCGCCAGCTCTCCTCCGATGAGCAGATCGACGGCATCCTCGTGCAGCATCCGGTGCCCCCACACGTCGATGAGCGGGCAGTGTTCGAGGCCATCACTCCCGCCAAGGATGTCGACGGGGTGACGATGCACTCCTTTGCGTCGATGTCGTTCGCCGCCGGATCATCCGGTAGTAGAGGGTTCGAGTCGTGCACGCCGTCGGGCATCGTTCGTCTTCTCGACCACTACGACATCGAGGTGGCCGGCAAGCACGCAGTGGTCATCGGGCGCAGTCCGATCCTCGGCAAGCCGATCGGCATGCTGCTCCTGGCGAGAGATGCGACGGTGACGTTCTGCCACTCGAAGACCGTCGACCTGCCTGGCATCGTCGCCGCTGCCGACATCGTGGTTGCAGCAGTCGGCCGTCCGAACTTCGTCCGTGGCGAGTGGCTGCAGCCAGGCGCGGTCGTGGTCGACGCCGGCTACCACCCCGGCAACGTCGGCGACGTCGATCACCAGAGCGCTGGCTCACGCGCCGGCGCGATCACTCCCGTGCCCGGTGGTGTGGGTCCGATGACGATCGCCGTCCTCGTCGAGCAGACGGTGGAGGCGGCCTTCCGGCACCGGTCGGCGTAG
- a CDS encoding multicopper oxidase domain-containing protein has product MNKQPSGGITDRAGISRRSFLAASGLTAAAASFNFLGGWGVALASPLAAGLVDPARQRLFTELVPNALASRFTPVVSGDVDVYQIRAKQTWHQTGARDARGRKLATKVYTYGDQSGHSWPGRTIEARTNCPVKVRWRNWLPVGRPHLLPVDESFHWAYSLHGYEHLRIEDTGVPMVTHLHGGHSSAEADGYPEAFFSQNFGVQGPAFTGGDYLYENDQQAGALWYHDHALGITRLNVYAGLAGFYILRDDVDTGRHDNPLGLPAEQYELGYVVQDRMLRDNGELFYPAFPGDPAWADFITDQGLADDAVPQPSGLAEFFGDLIMVNGIVWPKAEVEPRHYRVRLLNGSDSRFFALQLRSVGLGDDSLDDASAPLPFWVVGADQGLGTARQMDHLLLGPSERVDLVIDFAALQGRRAILTNTASDAPFGGELIGDPDDFFPDRRTDRIMAFDVVVPLNHAVPDRFDPSNLPRYRGVQGAADKVRAVGLYEGADEYGRLQPMLGTAWRTQDINGTVQNGTLPWHAPITETPALGSTEVWEIYNSTMDAHPVHLHLVNFEIIDRMPYTADVVPQPVMQHNGAVGQGFRLENRRVDRKNKLDKSGHYEAAPRDVVTAHPGEVTRIKMKWDRPGRYVWHCHVLSHEDHDMMRPLEVLP; this is encoded by the coding sequence ATGAACAAGCAACCATCGGGCGGCATCACCGATCGGGCTGGCATCTCGAGACGGTCGTTCCTGGCCGCATCGGGCCTCACCGCAGCAGCGGCATCGTTCAACTTCCTCGGGGGCTGGGGTGTGGCGCTTGCGTCGCCACTGGCAGCCGGGCTGGTCGACCCTGCACGCCAGCGGCTGTTCACCGAGCTCGTACCGAACGCGCTGGCTTCACGGTTCACGCCGGTCGTCAGCGGCGACGTCGACGTGTACCAGATCCGAGCCAAGCAGACCTGGCACCAGACCGGCGCCCGTGATGCACGGGGCCGCAAGCTGGCAACGAAGGTCTACACCTACGGTGACCAGAGCGGTCACAGCTGGCCGGGCCGCACGATCGAAGCCAGGACCAACTGTCCGGTGAAGGTGCGGTGGCGGAACTGGCTGCCGGTCGGCCGACCCCACTTGCTCCCGGTCGACGAGTCGTTCCATTGGGCGTACAGCCTCCACGGCTATGAGCACCTGCGCATCGAAGACACCGGCGTGCCGATGGTGACGCACCTCCACGGTGGACACTCGAGCGCCGAGGCCGATGGCTACCCCGAAGCGTTCTTCTCGCAGAACTTCGGCGTGCAGGGGCCCGCGTTCACCGGCGGTGACTATCTGTACGAGAACGACCAACAAGCCGGCGCACTCTGGTACCACGACCATGCGCTCGGCATCACGCGGCTCAATGTCTATGCGGGTCTCGCCGGTTTCTACATCCTGCGCGACGACGTCGACACTGGTCGCCACGACAACCCGCTGGGGCTCCCCGCCGAGCAGTACGAACTCGGCTACGTGGTGCAGGACCGCATGCTCCGCGACAACGGCGAGCTGTTCTATCCGGCGTTCCCCGGCGATCCCGCCTGGGCCGACTTCATCACCGACCAAGGCCTTGCCGACGATGCGGTGCCGCAGCCGTCGGGGCTCGCCGAGTTCTTCGGCGACCTCATCATGGTCAACGGCATCGTCTGGCCGAAGGCCGAGGTCGAGCCCCGCCACTACCGCGTCCGGTTGCTGAACGGCTCCGACTCCCGGTTCTTCGCGCTGCAGCTGCGCTCGGTCGGGCTTGGCGATGACAGCCTCGACGACGCAAGCGCACCACTTCCGTTCTGGGTGGTCGGGGCCGACCAGGGTCTCGGAACCGCCCGGCAGATGGATCACCTGCTGCTGGGCCCGTCCGAGCGCGTCGACCTCGTGATCGACTTCGCGGCGCTGCAAGGTCGACGAGCGATCCTGACCAACACCGCCAGCGATGCCCCGTTCGGCGGCGAATTGATCGGTGATCCTGACGACTTCTTCCCGGATCGGCGGACCGACCGCATCATGGCGTTCGACGTGGTCGTGCCGCTGAACCATGCGGTGCCCGATCGGTTCGATCCTTCGAACCTGCCGCGATATCGCGGCGTGCAGGGTGCAGCGGACAAGGTACGTGCCGTCGGGCTCTACGAGGGTGCCGATGAGTACGGACGGCTCCAGCCCATGCTCGGTACGGCGTGGCGCACCCAGGACATCAACGGGACCGTGCAGAACGGAACGCTGCCCTGGCACGCGCCGATCACCGAGACCCCGGCGTTGGGTTCGACCGAGGTGTGGGAGATCTACAACTCGACCATGGACGCTCACCCCGTCCACCTCCACCTGGTGAACTTCGAGATCATCGATCGCATGCCCTATACCGCCGATGTGGTGCCGCAACCGGTGATGCAGCACAACGGGGCGGTCGGCCAAGGATTCCGGCTCGAGAACCGTCGCGTCGACCGAAAGAACAAGCTCGACAAATCCGGACACTACGAGGCGGCACCACGCGATGTCGTGACGGCACACCCCGGAGAGGTCACGCGCATCAAGATGAAGTGGGACCGTCCCGGTCGCTATGTGTGGCACTGCCATGTGCTGTCGCACGAGGACCACGACATGATGCGCCCACTCGAGGTGCTCCCGTAG